From the Dermochelys coriacea isolate rDerCor1 chromosome 26, rDerCor1.pri.v4, whole genome shotgun sequence genome, one window contains:
- the CAPG gene encoding macrophage-capping protein, whose translation MYTAIPKSGSPFDASVNQPGLHIWRVEKMKPVPVPAESKGIFYSGDSYLVLHNGPEEQANLHIWIGQSSSRDEQGACAVLSTHLNTLLGERPVQHREVQGNESDVFMEYFPHGIKYQEGGVESAFHKTQSSQGSGPIRKLYQVKGKKNIRATERELSWASYNTGDCFILDLGDTIYMWCGETSNILERNKARDLALAIRDSERQGKAQVEIVSDGEEPPEMIQVLGPKPALRQGSPEEDATADQKNAGAAALYKVSDATGKMNLTKVSGSSPFSQGLLCTDDCFVLDNGQCGKIYVWKGRKANQQEREAALKTAEDFISCMKYSPKTQVEILPQGRESPLFKQFFASWK comes from the exons ATGTACACGGCGATCCCCAAAAG CGGCTCCCCCTTCGATGCCTCGGTGAACCAGCCAGGCCTGCACATCTGGCGGGTGGAGAAGATGAAGCCGGTGCCGGTGCCGGCAGAGTCCAAGGGCATCTTCTACTCGGGGGACTCCTACCTGGTCCTGCACAACGGGCCGGAGGAGCAAGCCAACCTGCACATCTGGATCG GCCAGAGCTCCTCGCGGGATGAGCAGGGTGCCTGCGCTGTGCTCTCCACCCACCTCAACACCCTGCTGGGCGAGCGGCCCGTCCAGCACCGCGAGGTGCAGGGCAACGAGTCCGACGTCTTCATGGAGTACTTCCCCCACGGCATCAAGTACCAG GAGGGCGGGGTGGAGTCCGCCTTTCACAAAACCCAgtccagccagggctctgggcccATCCGCAAACTCTACCAAGTGAAGGGCAAGAAAAACATCCGGGCCACCGAGCgggagctgagctgggccagctACAACACCGGGGACTGCTTCATCCTGGACCTGGGCGAC aCTATCTACATGTGGTGCGGTGAGACATCCAACATCCTGGAGCGCAACAAGGCCCGGGACCTGGCGCTGGCCATCCGGGACAGCGAGCGGCAGGGCAAGGCCCAGGTGGAAATTGTGTCCGACGGGGAGGAGCCGCCCGAGATGATCCAG GTGCTGGGTCCCAAGCCCGCTCTGAGGCAGGGCAGTCCCGAGGAGGACGCCACGGCGGATCAGAAGAACGCAGGGGCGGCTGCTCTCTATAAG GTGTCGGACGCAACGGGGAAGATGAACCTAACCAAGGTGTCCGGGAGCAGCCCCTTCAGCCAGGGCCTGCTCTGCACCGACGACTGCTTCGTCCTGGACAACGGCCAGTGCGGCAAGATCTACGTGTGGAAAG gtcgCAAAGCCAACCAGCAGGAACGGGAGGCAGCCCTGAAAACGGCTGAGGATTTCATCTCCTGTATGAAGTACTCCCCGAAGACTCAG GTGGAGATCCTGCCCCAGGGCCGTGAGAGTCCCCTCTTCAAGCAGTTCTTTGCAAGCTGGAAGTGA